A single genomic interval of Aedes aegypti strain LVP_AGWG chromosome 1, AaegL5.0 Primary Assembly, whole genome shotgun sequence harbors:
- the LOC5564699 gene encoding LOW QUALITY PROTEIN: transmembrane protease serine 9 (The sequence of the model RefSeq protein was modified relative to this genomic sequence to represent the inferred CDS: substituted 1 base at 1 genomic stop codon) has product MERYFSLLTQLLTVCVLIGLINCHITYETQVRPAPRQDPNQRNPFLEWLVSWIGSTTTTQAPPLTPPSDCDECKCGRTNQATRIVGGTETRVNQYPWMAMLQYGGTFYCGGSLITDQHVVTAAHCVHGFNPAKISVILLDHDRSSTTEAQTITCKVDRVIKHNGYNSNNYNSDIAVLKLDQRIKFSDKIRPVCLPSAKKSFTGYEGIVTGWGATSENGQISVNLQEVAVPIMSNTDCKKTGYGQSRITDNMLCAGYPEGKKDSCQGDSGGPLHVIDTEMKSENVHQLAGIVSWGEGCAKPNYPGVYTRVNRFRTWLMTNTADACYCSEVTPNAADELTNDEDSVVITAEGNPGRQDNAFLEWLEVLTGIQRPSPPLKPAENCTMCQCGRTNTVKRIVGGMETRVNQYPWMTILKYNNRFYCGGTLITDRHVMTAAHCVHGFSRTRMSVTLLDHDQSLSNETETITAKVERIYKHPKYSPLNYDNDIAVLRLDTVLQMTDKLRPVCQPTSGELFTGYDGIVTGWGTTSSGGSVSPTLQEVSVPIMSNDDCRNTSYSADQITDNMMCAGYPEGMKDSCQGDSGGPLHVISKEMESENIHQIAGVVSWGQGCAKPDYPGVYSRVNRYEDWIKNNTIDGCYCVQXSTISNKLQ; this is encoded by the exons ATCACTTATGAAACCCAAGTCCGTCCCGCTCCGCGGCAGGACCCTAACCAACGTAATCCCTTTCTCGAGTGGCTTGTCAGCTGGATTGGCTCCACTACGACCACCCAAGCCCCACCACTAACTCCACCTTCCGATTGTGATGAGTGCA AATGCGGTCGAACCAATCAAGCGACCCGAATCGTTGGCGGCACGGAAACTCGCGTCAACCAATACCCATGGATGGCAATGCTTCAGTACGGTGGAACCTTCTACTGTGGAGGCTCATTGATCACAGATCAGCATGTCGTGACGGCAGCTCACTGCGTCCATGGTTTCAATCCCGCCAAGATATCCGTCATTTTGCTGGATCATGATCGTTCCAGTACAACCGAAGCGCAGACTATTACCTGCAAAGTGGATCGAGTGATCAAACACAATGGGTATAACTCAAACAACTACAACAGTGATATCGCGGTGCTGAAGCTTGATCAGAGGATCAAATTTAGCGATAAGATTCGACCAGTTTGCCTTCCATCGGCGAAGAAATCCTTCACGGGTTATGAA GGAATCGTGACTGGATGGGGAGCAACGTCGGAAAATGGGCAGATATCTGTTAATCTGCAGGAAGTTGCCGTACCGATAATGTCCAACACGGACTGTAAGAAAACCGGGTATGGACAGAGCCGCATAACTGACAATATGCTGTGTGCTGGGTACCCAGAGGGAAAGAAAGATTCTTGCCAGGGAGACAGTGGGGGTCCACTGCACGTTATCGATACGGAAATGAAATCGGAGAACGTCCATCAACTTGCGGGGATTGTATCGTGGGGAGAGGGATGTGCCAAGCCAAACTACCCTGGAGTATACACCAGGGTGAATCGTTTCCGAACATGGCTTATGACTAATACCGCCGATGCTTGCTACTGTTCGGAA GTAACACCAAATGCGGCTGACGAATTGACAAACGACGAAGATAGTGTCGTTATCACCGCCGAAGGCAATCCAGGTCGTCAAGATAATGCCTTTTTGGAATGGTTAGAAGTACTAACCGGAATTCAACGCCCATCGCCTCCACTGAAGCCAGCTGAAAATTGTACCATGTGTC AATGTGGTCGAACCAACACGGTGAAGCGAATCGTTGGAGGAATGGAGACTCGCGTCAATCAGTATCCATGGATGACAATCCTCAAGTACAACAATCGGTTCTACTGTGGCGGTACGCTCATTACCGATCGACACGTAATGACAGCTGCCCATTGTGTTCACGGTTTCAGCCGAACACGGATGAGCGTTACGCTGTTGGATCATGACCAAAGTTTGTCGAATGAGACGGAAACTATAACGGCAAAGGTGGAGCGGATCTACAAACATCCCAAGTACAGCCCTCTGAACTACGATAATGATATTGCTGTTCTACGACTGGATACTGTGCTGCAAATGACCGATAAGCTGAGGCCGGTGTGTCAGCCAACTTCCGGGGAACTGTTCACGGGTTACGAT GGTATTGTGACTGGTTGGGGAACAACCTCCTCTGGGGGAAGCGTTTCACCAACACTCCAGGAGGTCTCGGTTCCAATCATGTCCAACGATGACTGCAGAAACACCAGCTACAGCGCAGACCAAATCACCGACAACATGATGTGCGCTGGGTATCCCGAGGGAATGAAGGATTCCTGCCAAGGCGACAGTGGTGGCCCCCTGCATGTGATTAGCAAGGAAATggagtcggaaaacattcatcAGATCGCAGGGGTTGTATCTTGGGGTCAGGGTTGCGCCAAACCGGACTACCCGGGAGTGTATAGCAGAGTGAACCGCTATGAGGATTGGATCAAAAATAATACAATCGACGGGTGTTACTGTGTACAGTGATCAACAATTAGTAACAAATTACAGTGA